In the genome of bacterium, the window GCATGAATAACTCCCGCTTTGAACAATCTTTGCACTGCCTGATTGCCGAGGGTTCTCTGAAGGAGGGGTCGTCTTGATTCACCCACGACAGCGGGTAATGGCCTCCAGGTGTAAACTTAATTGTCCAATTATTCGACTTTTTGGGTCTCTACCCTCATAAAAAGGATATCTCTGGACACCACGGTGAGAGAAATCGAAGAAGTCTGTAATAAGAAAACATTATTAGTATGACACCTGTTCGTCATACTAATTTCAATCCACACTTATTAACCACCTTTTGCCAGGGGAAGCCAGGATGTATATCAGATTTATCCGGCCGTAGATGGTGATGCCCAAGAATACCTGTAAATTGCCGATAGCTATCATCTGCCTCAAAATGATTAGCTGGTGTCTGCCTGGGAATCTTAAATTGTTCGCAGAGTAGATTAATTAATCCAATCACAGATGAAATCTGGGCATCAGAGTATGCATCAAAAAATCGGTATCCTCTCCATACCACCCCATAATCATAATAGGCTTGGGTAAATAATGTTCGCTCTGAGACCTTGCCAAAGCAATAGAGTTTGCCCTCTCTTTGAATTAAACCACCTTCACTGGCAATCTCAATCCCAATGCTTCGTTTATCCACAATACCACCACTCCCTTTAAGTCCCAGATGGAATGCCCAGTATTTAGGGTCAAAGACTTCATAGACGACACCATCCCTTTCTACAACATAAGCAGTAGCAATTCGACCAGGGTCTGTCTTCCAGTAATTGATGGTGCTCAAGGCTGTTCCCCCTACTGTGTGATGCAAGACAATTAAATCTTTTGCTGTTTCGGTGGCACAATAATCCTTAGTTTCGAGAAGAACTGTCCGGTTGATATTTAGTTTGTAGTCTGGCGAAGGGGTAAATAATATCTTCCAGGTTATTGGGCCAACAATACCATCAATAGTAAGATTTTTTTCCTTCTGAAATGATTTAACTGCCGATGCTGTTCCTTCTCCGAAATCTCCATCTATTATTCCCTGATAATACCCTAATGCCTTAAGTCTTTCCTGAATCTCCTTTACCTCTTTCCCTTTTGAACCAAGTTTGTAAACTGCCATTATCTAAACCCTCCTTTAATTAAAGGTAACTATTCAGCCACCAAGCTCTCTTCCTTCTCTATCTATCTGTATTGCTCCAGGAAGCCCTTCTTAAATTCCGGAAACCGATCTTCCCTGATGGCCTCTCTCGCCTGTCTCATCAGATTCACCATAAAATAGATATTATGCAGGGTATTGAGCCTCATACCCAGGATTTCACCGCAATTAATCAGATGTCTGATATAGGCCCTGGAATAATGGCGACAGGCATAACAGTCACACTTGGGATCAAGGGGAGACAGGTCTCTGGCATATTCGGCATTTCTGATGACCACTATCCCCTGCGAGGTAAAGACACTGCCGGTTCTGGCATGTCTGGTGGGCATGACACAGTCGAACATATCTACCCCGCTTTCAATAGCCGTCAGCAAATCTTCAGGAGGTCCAACCCCCATCAAATATCTGGGCTTCTCTACCGGAAGGAGCGGAGCGATATAACCCACCACCTCATAAAGCAGGCTCTTAGGTTCACCCACACTCAAGCCGCCTAAGGCATAGCCGGAAAAATCCAGCTCCAGTAAATCCTCAAGGCTGCGCTGGCGGAGTTCGGGATAAACACTCCCCTGCACAATCCCAAAGAGAGAAGAAGTTTCGAGTAAATGGGAATAGGTTTCTTTTGATCTTTTCGCCCAGAGGCTTGTCCGTTCCACCGCTTGGCGGGCGTGGTCATAAGTGCAAGGATAAGGAGCGCATTCATCCAGGGGCATAATGATGTCTGAACCTAATTCCCATTGAAATTCAACCACATATTCAGGGGTAAGCAGATGGTAAGCGCCATCAATATGGGATTGAAATTTGGCCCCTTCATCGGTCACCTTTCGAAGCCGGCCTAGGCTGAATATCTGATACCCCCCGCTGTCGGTCAGGATAGGTCTATCCCAGTGCATAAAGGAATGCAACCCGCCGCAGAGGCTAATGATCTCGCGACCAGGGCGGAGAAAGAGATGATAGGTGTTGGACAAAATAATCTCTACCCCCATACCGGCAAGCTCTTCCGGACTGGCGCTTTTGACCGTGGCCTGGGTGCCGACAGGCATAAAGACAGGCGTCTCTATCACTCCCCTGGAGGTGGTTATCCGTCCTGCCCTGGCTTCACTTTGGCTGGATTTTTTGGTAACTTCAAACCCCATTTCCCTCTACAGTTTCCACGCGGTTTCTTCCCGAGTCTTTTGCCTGGTATAAACCCCGGTCGGCCCTTTTTATTATCGTCTCTTCGTTGTCTTGAAGTCCGAAAGTAGAGACCCCAAGACTTATCGTTACCTTATAGGTGTTATTTTCGTCTGCAACTAAATGTTTTTCCACATTTTTTCGTATCTTCTCGGCCACAAGTAATCCATCTTTTAAGGCAGAACCCCTCAAAAGGATTATCATTTCTTCTCCACCGTATCTGGCCACCACATCTGAGGAGCGCACCGAGGCTTTTGAAGCCTTGCCCACTTCTTTTAGCACTAAATCTCCTACCTGGTGTCCATAGGTATCATTAAAACGTTTAAAGTGGTCAATGTCAGTCATAACTACGCAGAATCTTTTATCAGGGTCGCCTCTGGCCATAAGACACTCAGTATGCAGAACGGCCTTAAAATGTCTTATATTATATAAATTGGTCAATTCGTCAGTGACGGCCAATTCAAAAAAATGCTGCTTCTCTAAGGAAATACGAATGAAATTATAGGTGGCCACACCCAGATAACTTCCCAAAAGGGAAAGTAAAGGTAAAGAAAAATCGATCCAGACGCCTCTTT includes:
- a CDS encoding peptidoglycan-binding protein, whose amino-acid sequence is MAVYKLGSKGKEVKEIQERLKALGYYQGIIDGDFGEGTASAVKSFQKEKNLTIDGIVGPITWKILFTPSPDYKLNINRTVLLETKDYCATETAKDLIVLHHTVGGTALSTINYWKTDPGRIATAYVVERDGVVYEVFDPKYWAFHLGLKGSGGIVDKRSIGIEIASEGGLIQREGKLYCFGKVSERTLFTQAYYDYGVVWRGYRFFDAYSDAQISSVIGLINLLCEQFKIPRQTPANHFEADDSYRQFTGILGHHHLRPDKSDIHPGFPWQKVVNKCGLKLV
- the tgt gene encoding tRNA guanosine(34) transglycosylase Tgt, whose protein sequence is MGFEVTKKSSQSEARAGRITTSRGVIETPVFMPVGTQATVKSASPEELAGMGVEIILSNTYHLFLRPGREIISLCGGLHSFMHWDRPILTDSGGYQIFSLGRLRKVTDEGAKFQSHIDGAYHLLTPEYVVEFQWELGSDIIMPLDECAPYPCTYDHARQAVERTSLWAKRSKETYSHLLETSSLFGIVQGSVYPELRQRSLEDLLELDFSGYALGGLSVGEPKSLLYEVVGYIAPLLPVEKPRYLMGVGPPEDLLTAIESGVDMFDCVMPTRHARTGSVFTSQGIVVIRNAEYARDLSPLDPKCDCYACRHYSRAYIRHLINCGEILGMRLNTLHNIYFMVNLMRQAREAIREDRFPEFKKGFLEQYR